ccctggctgtcctggaaggaactctgtagaccaggatggtcttgaactcacagagatccacctgcctctgcttcctaactgctgggattaaaggtgtgcatcaccacttgTTCTTATTTATAATTTGATAGCCATCTCAAGTTGGagaattactgtgtgtgtgtgtgtgtgtgtgtgtgtgtgtgtgtgtgtgtgtgtgtgtgtcatatatacacatgtgcatgtcttATGTGGCAGAGGCTAGAGAGgacatcaggtgtcctgctctcACCACACCTTATAGTATTGAAAGTaaatctcactgaacctggagctccaaTGATCCTTCCCACTGTCCTACCCTTGCTGTAATGTTTACTGGTGTGGAAATGTTTTGTGGACCAGTTTTGTGTGTAGTTTCTGGGGATTTGAGTGCAGCTCCACATGCCTGCATCACACTTGTTGTTAGCTGGCGTCCTTACAAGCTGAGCCAACTTCCCAGCCCCACTTTCACCTTCGTAATATGTTGCTGCACTTAGGATGCCTGTGGCTTACTACAGATAGCTGTTTTGAATTCTGTCATTAGAGTTCagtattctgtttttctttattgtcatCAGTTAAAACATAACAGCCTGCAACAGTGTGTGGACTCGAACAAGTAAGTTATTAACTTGACAAAGAGTTGGTATTGAGCCagggatggtggtggtgttgtgACCCCCCACTcaggtcttttgagacagggtttctctatgtagtccttgctgtcctggaactcaactgtatagaccaggatggcccaggactcagagatctccctgcctctgcctccagagtgctgagatttaaggtgtgcacTATTGTGTCTGGCTCACATTTCCcttcattttgtttccttgtaGAGGATTTTGAGTTGAATACGTAcaactcctttttcttttaataaatgagGCCCTCTTCCACTGTAGTTTACATTTTGGTCTTAAAAGTTTATGGTTCATATATATAAACTGGTCAAAATTAACATTTGTACTGGTTGTTCAATAAGTTGTCTATTATGTTGTGTTAGTTTGAGGCCTCAGGGATTTTAAGCCTCTTGTTTTTGGCCATTGAGCTTTACCTCTTGATAGCCTTTGGAGAGAAGACCATAAGAAGGTTGGTGGTAACATTTTGTGGAGAATACCAGCATCAAGGAAGACTGGTTTGAGATAACAGAATGGAGAATGTATTACAGAAATGAAGAGAGCTGTTGTTTTCTCCAGTTATCTCTGTATATATACCCCCCTCAGTCTAGTGAGTTTAACCAATTTCAGTTTAAGAGAATAATAGCTGAACTCCATTATATGAAACTGCAAATTAGTTTTACTAAAATCtatgttttcctcctcctccctcttagGACATTTGCTACAAGATCCTATTGCACCCACCAACTCCACCTGCCAACACTATGTCTGCAAAAGTTGTAAAGGCAAGAAAATGATGATGAAACCTTCATGTAGCTGGTGCAAAGACTATGAGCAGTTTGAGGAAAACAAGCAGCTCAGCATCCTCGTGAACTGCTACAAGAAACTGTGTGAATATATAACCCAGACGACACTGGCGCGGGATATAATAGAAGCAGTTGACTGTTCTTCTGATATTTTAGCGTTGCTCAACGATGGATCATTGTTTTGTGAGGAGACAGAGAAACCTTCAGATTCATCCTTCACTCTGTGTTTGACACATTCCCCTTTACCTTCAACCTCAGAACCCACAGCTGACCCTCAAGCTAGTTTATCTCCAATGTCTGAAAGCACCCTCAGCATTGCTATCGGCAGTTCTGTTATCAATGGTTTGCCTACTTACAACGGGCTTTCAATAGATAGATTTGGTCTAAATCTCCCCtcacctgaacatcccaatacgATTGACGTGTGTAATACTGTTGATATAAAAACTGAGGATCTGTCTGACAGCCTGCCACCTGTCTGTGACACGGTAGCCACTGATTTATGCTCCACAGGTATTGATATCTGTAGTTTCAGTGAAGACATAAAACCTGGTGACTCCCTCTTGCTGAGTGTTGAGGAAGTCCTCCGAAGTTTAGAAACTGTTTCAAATACAGAGGTTTGCTGTCCTAATTTGCAGCCAAACTTGGAAGCCACTGTATCCAATGGACCTTTTTTGCAGCTTTCTTCCCAGTCTCTTAGCCATAATGTTTTCATGTCTACCAGCCCTACACTTCATGGGTTATCATGTACAGCAGCAACTCCGAAGGTAGCAAAGTTGAATCGAAAAAGATCCAGATCTGAAAGCGACAGCGAGAAAGTTCAGCCACTTCCAATTTCTACCATTATTCGAGGCCCAACACTGGGGGCATCTGCTCCTGTGACAGTGAAGCGGGAGAGCAAAATCTCTCTTCAGCCTATAGCAACTGTTCCCAATGGAGGCACGACACCCAAGATCAGCAAAACTGTACTTTTATCTACTAAAAGCATGAAAAAGAGTCATGAACACGGATCCAAGAAATCCCACTCTAAATCCAAGCCAGGTATTCTTAAAAAAGACAAAGCAGTAAAGGAAAAGATTCCTAGTCATCATTTTATGCCAGGAAGTCCTACCAAGACTGTGTACAAAAAGCCCCAGGAAAAGAAAGGATGTAAATGTGGGCGTGCTACTCAAAATCCAAGTGTTCTTACATGCCGCGGCCAACGCTGCCCTTGCTACTCTAACCGGAAAGCCTGCTTAGATTGTATATGTCGTGGCTGCCAAAACTCCTATATGGCCAATGGGGAGAAGAAGCTGGAGGCATTTGCGGTGCCAGAAAAGGCCTTGGAGCAGACCAGGCTCACTTTGGGCATTAATGTGACTAGCATTGCTGTGCGTAACGCAAGTACCAGCACCAGTGTAATTAATGTCACAGGGTCCCCAGTAACGACATTTTTAGCTGCCAGTACACATGATGATAAAAGTTTGGATGAAGCTATAGATATGAGATTTGACTGTTAAATCAGTGGGTCTTGAAACCTACCCCTGGTAGGAAATAGCTACAGTTTTACGGCAGCTATGGTTCTGTTGGTTTAACTTGCCGGAGCTCCTGCATATAGATCACTTGTATCAAGTGTTTTCATTGCTAAGTTATATGTGTTAGTGTCGGGGAAATAGTTTGCAGATAATGGAGGAGTAACCCTACAACTATATGTACTTAGTTCTTACAGAACCTCATAGTTTGAGAACAAATGCTGATGCAACTGATTTATACAAAATGAACTTTGGcaaggaaaataacaataacCTCATTGTTTATGGTCATGCTTTGTGCATAATCAAAGTTGATGATTAAATGTAAGGAAGTGGTATCTAGGCAGTCCCTAAAGATTgtgctatttctttcttttttttgtgtgtgtggaaaggTAGCCATTATTTTATCAGGAGACTTGGTGCTGCCTTCCGATGCCGCAGTGATATTTCTCCTGTTGAAAAGCTGATGTGTCCAGCTCAACCTTTGTGCTGACATAATACCATTTCTGATCATGAAAATTGGCTACTGGTGTGTATGTAGCAGTTCTTAAATCAGCAGTATTATGAAAGAAAATTTCCCCCTCATTAGAATGTTTTAAgaaatctgtcttttaaaaagtgaacaaaTAAATTCTGTCAGACCACAAATGTTAAGAAGCTGTTTatgctttaaatatttatgagTTCAGCCCCCTTTCTAGTTATCTGACTCACTTCTATGAGAAAATCCTAAGTCCTTTCACTTGAGCAATGTTCTATTTGGTAAATAAAGTGACGAGTTTTATTCTGAACATAATTGAATTTGTATAGttcatgacatttttttaaaatatagaatttaaaaattgggttttatttagaataattttGGAATAATGCCCCAAACATGCCCAGATTTATGCATTATACTTATTGCCATTGATgacttctttgatttttaattcctGTTTATTTGCCACAGCCTTTACCTTGAATatgctcctttctttctttcttttttttttttttggcttttaaagGGTGCTGTTCCTAAGAAAGGCTTCTTTATCAAGGCCTTAATAAAATGCCTTTGATGAAGCCTTTGCATTTAGGTGGGTGTAAAGCTCGGAGGATTTTCTTTAGAATGCTCTTTTGCATGTAAAGCACAAACTGTGTTTGAGTTTTAATGTACTTCTTCCTATTAACTTTATGGGGAAGACAAACATTCTGTTGAAGGGAAGTCTAGTCAGTTGCTTGAAAAGAGCACAGCCCAGGTAACAAGGACTGACTAGGTGTAGAGAAGCTTGTGATTTCAAAGAGTTGCTGCTTTGGCAGTGCTTACTTTTAAGAAAAATACTGCTAGGGAAGTTCCAGTTTCTACTGCATTCACCATCTAGTGAGATCGGATGTGTTGGAGTTGTTTGATTTGGCACACAGCATGTTCAATGATGGTTACTCGCCTCATAAAGACATGGAGAAGAATCCTTTGGACACAGAGCAGATGACACCTCCTGTTTTGTAGTGTATCCTGGTGTCATTTTCTGTGAATGTGGTCAGGTAGTCGTTTTGTTCTTGTCattgggctttttaaaaaaaaacaaaaaacaaaaaaaaaacaaaaaaaatttttttggtcTCTTTTGGTGGGGCGGGGGTGGGCTAAAGCCATAGGAAGAAAAATGTGATGTATGTGTCCAGTATGTacgattctgtttttgttttgcaagaaGAGTTGAACTATTTTTGATAACAAGAGTAAATG
This genomic stretch from Cricetulus griseus strain 17A/GY chromosome 4, alternate assembly CriGri-PICRH-1.0, whole genome shotgun sequence harbors:
- the Msl2 gene encoding E3 ubiquitin-protein ligase MSL2; protein product: MNPVNATALYISASRLVLNYDPGDPKAFTEINRLLPYFRQSLSCCVCGHLLQDPIAPTNSTCQHYVCKSCKGKKMMMKPSCSWCKDYEQFEENKQLSILVNCYKKLCEYITQTTLARDIIEAVDCSSDILALLNDGSLFCEETEKPSDSSFTLCLTHSPLPSTSEPTADPQASLSPMSESTLSIAIGSSVINGLPTYNGLSIDRFGLNLPSPEHPNTIDVCNTVDIKTEDLSDSLPPVCDTVATDLCSTGIDICSFSEDIKPGDSLLLSVEEVLRSLETVSNTEVCCPNLQPNLEATVSNGPFLQLSSQSLSHNVFMSTSPTLHGLSCTAATPKVAKLNRKRSRSESDSEKVQPLPISTIIRGPTLGASAPVTVKRESKISLQPIATVPNGGTTPKISKTVLLSTKSMKKSHEHGSKKSHSKSKPGILKKDKAVKEKIPSHHFMPGSPTKTVYKKPQEKKGCKCGRATQNPSVLTCRGQRCPCYSNRKACLDCICRGCQNSYMANGEKKLEAFAVPEKALEQTRLTLGINVTSIAVRNASTSTSVINVTGSPVTTFLAASTHDDKSLDEAIDMRFDC